AACAACTTTGCCCCTGATACTGGTAAAATTAACGTTTATAGAACAGGTTCAGGTTTCGGTGTAAGACTTGATGGTGGAAATGGATTTACAGGTGCTGTAATAAGTCCTTATTATGATAGCTTACTTGTAAAAACAACAACTTGGGCAAGAAGTTTTGAAGATGCTATAAGAAAATCCCTTCGTTCCATGAAAGAACTTACAATATCAGGAGTTAAAACAAATGTTGGATTCTTAATTAACGTTTTAAATCACCCTACTTTTGTAGAAGGTAAATGTACTACTAACTTTATAGAAGAAAATGATGAATTATTTAAGATATTTACTAAGACAGATAGAGAATATAATCTTCTTAAATATATTGGTGAAAAAGTTGTTAATGAAACTTTCGGAGTTAAAAAGGAATTTGACGTTCCAGTAGTACCTAAAGTAATAGTTCCAGATGGTTTAAAAGGAACTAAACAAATATTAGATGAAAAAGGTCCTAAAGGATTAGTAGACTGGATAAAATCTGAAGAAAAGCTACTTATTACAGATACAACAATGAGAGATGCTCATCAATCTCTTATGGCTACTAGAATGAGAAGCATTGATATGATAAAAATTGCAAAATCAACTTCTGTTCTTGAAAAAGACGCATTTTCATTTGAAATGTGGGGCGGAGCAACTTTTGATGTTGCATACAGATTCCTAAAAGAATCTCCTTGGATTCGTCTACAAGAATTAAGAAAGAGAATACCAAATGTACTATTGCAAATGCTTATAAGAGGATCAAATGGTGTTGGATATAAAAACTATCCTGACAATGTAATTAGAAATTTAATTGATGAATCAGCAAATTCAGGAATTGATGTGTTTAGAATATTTGACTCTCTAAACTGGGTTAAAGGAATGGAAGTTGCAATTGACCAAGTATTAAAAAATAACAAAGTTGCAGAAGCTTGTATCTGTTATACTGGTGATATTTTAAATACTAATAAAGATAAATATTCTTTAGACTATTATGTTAAAAAAGCTAAGGAAATCGAAAAAACAGGAGCTCATATACTTGGAATAAAAGATATGTCTGCCCTTTTAAAACCTTATGCAGCATTTAAACTTATTAAAGCTCTTAAAGAAGAAATATCACTGCCAATACATCTTCATACACACGATACAACTGGCAATGGCGTTGCTACAGTAATGATGGCAGCAGAAGCTGGTGTTGATATTGTTGATACTGCAATTAGTAGTATGGCTGGACTTACAAGTCAACCTTCACTTAACTCTGTTGTTGCAGCACTTGAAAATACACAAAGATCTACAGGTATGAACCCTCGTGATCTACAACAAATCTCTGATTACTGGGCAGCTGTAAGACCTGTTTATGAAAAATTTGAATCTGAATTAAAATCTGGTTCTACAGAAATCTATAGATATGAAATACCTGGTGGTCAATATTCAAACTTAAAACCTCAAGTTGAAAGCTTTGGACTTGGTCATAGATTTAATGAAGTAAAAGAAATGTATAAAAAAGTTAACACAATGGTTGGAGATATTGTAAAAGTAACTCCATCTTCAAAAATGGTTGGAGACCTTGCAATATTCATGGTTAAAAATAACCTAACTCCAGAAAATATATTAGAAAAAGGTAAAGATTTAGCATTCCCTGACTCAGTAGTTGCATACTTTAAAGGAATGATGGGTCAACCAGACGGCGGTTTCCCAGAAGATCTTCAAAAAATTGTACTAAAGGGCGAAGAACCTATAACATGTAGACCAGGCGAACTTCTTCCACCTGAAGATTTTGATGCTATAAAAGCTTACCTAAGTGAAAAATTCAACATGGAAGCAAACAATAGAAACGCTTTAAGTTATGCACTGTACCCTGACGTATATGAAGAATATCTAAAATCTATACAAGAAGATAGAGACCTTAGCAAAATGGGTAGTGATATTTTCTTCCACGGATTACGCGAAGGTGAAACTTGCGAAGTTGAAATTAGCGAAGGTAAAACTATGATAATTAAACTTCTTGAAATAAGTAAAGTTGATTCAAATGGTAATAGAATTCTTTACTTTGAAGTTAACGGTAATAGACGTGAGATTACAATAAAAGATTTAAGCTCATTCTCTTCAACAAAAATAGCTTCACAATCAATTCAAATGGCTGATCCAGAAAATCCACTTGAAATAGGTTCAAGTATTCCTGGAACAGTATTAAAAGTTCTTGTTAATGAAGGCGATGAAGTTAAAGAAAATGATAGTTTAGTTGTAATTGAAGCCATGAAAATGGAAACTAATATAACAGCATCAAGTAGCGGAACTGTTTCTTCTATACTAGTTAAAGAAGGTCAACAAGTTAAATCTGGAGAATTATTAATAAAATTAAAATAGCTTAAATTAATAAAACCACAAGTTAATTTTAAATAATCTTTTAATAAAAGACTATTTAAAAACTTGTGGTTTTTTCTATTTTATTCTTTTTAAAACTTCAAGTAAATAATTATAATTTTTATTAGCTGATGAAATACTTACTCTTTCATTTGGTGTGTGAGCATCATAAATATTAGGTCCAAAAGAAACCATATCTATATCCCCTAGTATATTCTTTAGTATTCCACATTCAAGACCTGCATGAATTGCTGTTACCTTAGGCTCTACTTGATACATATCCTTATAAACATCTACAAACAAATCTCTAATATAAGATTCCTTTTTATACTCCCAAGCTGGATAATCTGCATATAAGGTTAAAGCTGCACCAATATTATCACATAACAATTTTATTTTACTAACAATAAATTCTTTTAATGTCTTAACAGA
This Clostridium novyi NT DNA region includes the following protein-coding sequences:
- a CDS encoding pyruvate carboxylase, with translation MIRKFKRVLVANRGEIAIRIFRACNELGIRTVAIYSEEDKFSLFRTKADEAYLIGKNQGPIEAYLNIDEIISLALKKGVDAIHPGYGFLSENAEFARKCEEAGIEFIGPTAEMMEKLGDKIKSKLVAQSVNVPTIPGVEKPVTSEEEAIKFAEYCGYPIMLKAAAGGGGRGMRIVRNKDELIPSFKSAKNEAKKAFGIDDIFIEKYLENPKHIEVQVIGDKHGNIVHLYERDCSIQRRHQKVIEFTPAFALPKEKREEICNDALKIARSVGYRSAGTLEFLVDMHGNHYFIEMNPRVQVEHTITEMTTGIDIVQSQILVAMGKPLSCPEIGINSQEDVKPRGFAIQCRITTEDPTNNFAPDTGKINVYRTGSGFGVRLDGGNGFTGAVISPYYDSLLVKTTTWARSFEDAIRKSLRSMKELTISGVKTNVGFLINVLNHPTFVEGKCTTNFIEENDELFKIFTKTDREYNLLKYIGEKVVNETFGVKKEFDVPVVPKVIVPDGLKGTKQILDEKGPKGLVDWIKSEEKLLITDTTMRDAHQSLMATRMRSIDMIKIAKSTSVLEKDAFSFEMWGGATFDVAYRFLKESPWIRLQELRKRIPNVLLQMLIRGSNGVGYKNYPDNVIRNLIDESANSGIDVFRIFDSLNWVKGMEVAIDQVLKNNKVAEACICYTGDILNTNKDKYSLDYYVKKAKEIEKTGAHILGIKDMSALLKPYAAFKLIKALKEEISLPIHLHTHDTTGNGVATVMMAAEAGVDIVDTAISSMAGLTSQPSLNSVVAALENTQRSTGMNPRDLQQISDYWAAVRPVYEKFESELKSGSTEIYRYEIPGGQYSNLKPQVESFGLGHRFNEVKEMYKKVNTMVGDIVKVTPSSKMVGDLAIFMVKNNLTPENILEKGKDLAFPDSVVAYFKGMMGQPDGGFPEDLQKIVLKGEEPITCRPGELLPPEDFDAIKAYLSEKFNMEANNRNALSYALYPDVYEEYLKSIQEDRDLSKMGSDIFFHGLREGETCEVEISEGKTMIIKLLEISKVDSNGNRILYFEVNGNRREITIKDLSSFSSTKIASQSIQMADPENPLEIGSSIPGTVLKVLVNEGDEVKENDSLVVIEAMKMETNITASSSGTVSSILVKEGQQVKSGELLIKLK